In the genome of Ptychodera flava strain L36383 chromosome 13, AS_Pfla_20210202, whole genome shotgun sequence, one region contains:
- the LOC139147435 gene encoding uncharacterized protein, which yields MVSYDGCSDADCMFPNQDRVIDVPLTKDLAFWMCKTVQVEEGNVTLPAWTGFNQQLSGNIIQPVSNIGYLPVIDASPTEKSTINTVLSTSVDIANKLRLQSVVLNMDLAIYSKAQEIRWQNEEYTKRLILRLGEFHTAMSFLSAIGKCFRDAGLEDIMIESGILAQGSVNGVMSGHHYNRSVRCHKLVAEAMHRLRFNEFLDSLTEEEHLPVIASLLDLRDSYPHSFIDAVNTEEMKQLQQKYIDHIERCCESNVNYAFWSSYLNMVQLLLLFIRGTREGDWHLHLAAIRQMLPWYFAYGKVNYSRYLPVYLQEMLALPQAHPDVYEKFCEGEFAVQRSCDHPFLMTACDQVIEQTFNRESKTKGGLVGFTRNKGALNRWILSHPARSAIATGCFTQAGKTDKQSENKDLTQARMKRDESDVQEVMSTLLSVGSPFTSDKDSQLVHLTAGALASEEITSDLTNAYSRGEEAYLQFESERLTQGVKDLFDKMSVVRGKTFADISKKPKSKVTMNCLSLKENRNLLQRMLLIAQVRQLDLHDVLTYPLGPVPAMLANFDETMTNTNKAVLAHHLEATFPEAIVDLSFKGKTAIIVDAMAMIQIQSKIPATFGEFASSIFYQLRAIAAKYGATRIDFVIDQYREQSIKDAERKRRANTGTLTEIRITRPTLNMPRLFKKYLASGKNKESLLLFLFE from the coding sequence GTCGAGGAAGGAAATGTGACTTTGCCGGCATGGACTGGATTCAATCAGCAACTCTCAGGCAATATCATACAGCCTGTCAGCAATATTGGCTACCTACCAGTGATAGATGCCAGTCCAACAGAGAAGTCCACAATAAACACAGTACTGAGTACAAGTGTTGACATCGCCAATAAACTCCGTCTGCAAAGTGTGGTACTTAATATGGATCTGGCAATTTATTCAAAGGCACAGGAAATCCGATGGCAGAATGAAGAGTACACAAAACGCCTAATACTACGTCTTGGAGAATTTCACACGGCGATGTCATTTCTATCCGCAATAGGAAAGTGCTTCAGAGATGCTGGCTTGGAGGATATCATGATAGAGTCTGGTATTTTAGCCCAAGGTTCAGTCAATGGTGTAATGAGCGGACATCATTACAACCGAAGTGTTCGCTGCCATAAACTGGTTGCAGAGGCCATGCACCGTCTCCGCTTTAATGAGTTCCTTGACAGCTTGACTGAAGAGGAACATTTACCAGTCATCGCCAGCCTTCTTGATCTTCGTGACAGCTATCCCCATTCGTTCATTGATGCCGTGAATACAGAAGAAATGAAGCAGTTACAACAGAAATACATAGACCATATAGAGAGGTGCTGTGAAAGCAACGTCAATTATGCTTTCTGGAGTTCGTATTTGAACATGGTACAGCTACTACTCCTATTCATCAGAGGTACACGTGAAGGGGACTGGCATTTACATCTAGCTGCTATACGACAGATGTTACCATGGTACTTTGCCTATGGGAAAGTCAATTATTCACGTTATCTTCCAGTCTATCTGCAGGAAATGTTAGCTCTGCCACAAGCACATCCTGATGTATATGAGAAATTTTGTGAAGGTGAATTTGCTGTACAGCGATCATGTGATCATCCATTTTTAATGACAGCATGTGATCAAGTCATCGAACAGACTTTCAATCGTGAATCCAAGACAAAAGGTGGCCTGGTTGGTTTCACACGAAACAAGGGTGCACTTAACCGATGGATTCTCAGTCATCCAGCACGTTCAGCTATTGCAACAGGTTGCTTCACCCAAGCTGGTAAGACAGACAAGCAGTCAGAAAATAAAGACCTGACACAAGCCAGGATGAAGAGAGATGAATCTGATGTGCAAGAAGTAATGTCAACCTTGCTGTCAGTTGGGTCACCGTTCACCAGTGATAAAGATAGTCAACTAGTTCATCTTACAGCTGGTGCCCTAGCTAGTGAAGAGATCACATCAGATCTTACCAATGCATATTCAAGAGGTGAAGAGGCCTACCTACAGTTTGAGAGTGAGCGTCTTACACAAGGAGTCAaagatttgtttgacaaaatgtccgtGGTACGAGGGAAGACGTTTGCAGATATATCCAAGAAACCAAAGTCAAAAGTAACCATGAACTGCTTGTcactgaaagaaaatagaaatcTTCTCCAGAGAATGCTGTTGATTGCACAGGTACGACAACTTGATCTTCATGATGTCCTGACATACCCACTAGGCCCTGTTCCAGCAATGTTGGCCAACTTCGATGAGACAATGACGAACACAAATAAAGCTGTTCTTGCTCATCATCTGGAGGCAACATTTCCAGAAGCTATTGTTGACCTCAGTTTCAAAGGCAAGACTGCCATTATTGTTGATGCTATGGCGATgattcaaatacaaagtaaaataCCAGCTACATTTGGAGAATTTGCATCCAGCATATTTTACCAGCTGAGAGCAATAGCCGCTAAGTATGGTGCCACAAGAATTGACTTTGTCATCGATCAGTACAGAGAACAGTCCATAAAAGATGCAGAGAGAAAACGTAGGGCAAACACAGGTACCCTTACTGAGATCCGGATCACAAGACCAACTCTAAATATGCCAAGGCTGTTCAAAAAGTATCTTGCCTCTGGTAAGAATAAGGAATCTCTGCTACTCTTTCTGTTTGAATGA